The DNA sequence TCCGGCTCCAGGAGATCCCCTTCTGGCTGCCCGACTGGGCCCAGGAGGACCCGGAGCTCATGGAGCGGGCGAACGAGATGCTCACCGAGCTCGAACGGTTCCAGTCCTGGATGGCCGACCACTTCGGGCTGGACGACGAGGGCGTCGCCTTCGGGGAGAAGAAGCACAAGACCTCGTTCATGAGGCGCTTCGCCCCGGAGGGGGTGGGGACGAGCCTTGTCTGGACCGCGAACATCCGGACGCTGCGGCACACGGTCGAATCGCGGACCGCACCCGGCGCCGAGGAGGAGATCCGCCTGGTCTTCCACAAGGTCGGGGAGCTGATGCGGGCGGAGGCCCCGGCACTGTTCAGCGATTACGAGGTACAGGAGGGGGCCTGGGTGCCGGAGTGGCGCAGAGTCTGATCACGCCGCCCCGCAGCGCCGGTCCCGTACACCGATCACTTGGAAGGTGCCGTGAAACGAGAGATCACCACCCCGGTCGGGACACGCCACGCCCGCATCCTCGGGGTGGGCGCCTACAGGCCCCGGCGCGTCGTGGGCAACGACGAGGTATGCCGGTACATCGAGTCGACGGACGAGTGGATACGCCAGCGGACC is a window from the Streptomyces sp. MMBL 11-1 genome containing:
- the thyX gene encoding FAD-dependent thymidylate synthase, encoding MKSVEPEVSVIARPALDLAEIASYLQEIGGEEWLARLDQGRLDGELNDAQTLAEVAGRMCYRSWEPGLNPNVKRVRTDQTAYLRNILSSAHGSVLEHVNFTFVLKDVSRVLTHELVRHRVGTAVSQESLRFVRLQEIPFWLPDWAQEDPELMERANEMLTELERFQSWMADHFGLDDEGVAFGEKKHKTSFMRRFAPEGVGTSLVWTANIRTLRHTVESRTAPGAEEEIRLVFHKVGELMRAEAPALFSDYEVQEGAWVPEWRRV